A window of the Miscanthus floridulus cultivar M001 chromosome 14, ASM1932011v1, whole genome shotgun sequence genome harbors these coding sequences:
- the LOC136504924 gene encoding uncharacterized protein isoform X2, with amino-acid sequence MPTPVKSVLPVVLLGCGGVGRYLLRHIVSCRPLHANQGVAIRVVGVADSSSLLVAEDVHSTALDDALLTQLCAAKSAGSPLSSLLAQGHCQLFKNPEARDKVIDAATTLGRTTGLVLVDCSATYDTVALLKDAVDHGCCIVLANKKPLTGAYEDFQKLVSNFRRIRFESTVGAGLPVIASVTRIIASGDPISRIVGSLSGTLGYVMSELEDGKKFSEVVKNAKSLGYTEPDPRDDLGGMDVARKALILARLLGQQMSMENINVESLYPSELGPDAVSTKDFLESGLVQLDNSMEERVKAASLRGNVLRYVCEIESTGCQVGLKELPKDSALGRLRGSDNVVMSPFFLLFYLSSFDHPCGDIQQMLPELPPGDPGRRSWQ; translated from the exons ATGCCGACGCCGGTGAAGTCGGTTCTCCCCGTGGTGCTCCTCGGCTGCGGCGGCGTCGGCCGCTACCTCCTCCGCCACATCGTCTCCTGCCGTCCCCTCCACGCCAATCAG GGCGTGGCCATCCGGGTGGTGGGCGTCGCCGACAGCTCCTCCCTGCTCGTCGCCGAAGATGTCCACTCCACCGCCCTCGATGATGCGCTCCTCACCCAGCTCTGCGCCGCCAAGTCCGCCGGCTCTCCCCTGTCCTCCCTGCTCGCCCAAG GGCACTGTCAGCTGTTCAAGAACCCTGAGGCTAGGGACAAAGTCATAGACGCCGCTACCACACTTGGAAGAACAACTG GTCTGGTGCTAGTTGACTGTTCTGCAACTTATGACACTGTTGCTCTGCTGAAAGATGCTGTGGATCATGGATGTTGTATTGTGTTGGCAAACAAGAAACCTCTTACTGGTGCTTAT GAGGATTTTCAGAAGTTGGTCTCCAACTTCCGTCGCATAAGATTTGAATCTACT GTTGGAGCAGGTTTGCCTGTGATAGCTTCTGTAACCCGTATTATTGCATCTGGAGATCCTATTTCTCGTATTGTTGGCAGTTTGAGTG GTACACTTGGGTATGTGATGAGTGAGCTTGAGGATGGAAAGAAATTTAGTGAAGTCGTGAAAAATGCCAAATCTCTTGGCTATACAGAACCAG ATCCACGTGATGATCTTGGTGGAATGGATGTGGCTAGAAAG GCGTTGATCCTGGCTAGGCTTCTGGGGCAACAGATGAGCATGGAGAATATCAAT GTTGAGAGTTTATATCCTAGTGAATTAGGACCTGATGCAGTGTCTACAAAGGACTTCCTTGAAAGTGGTTTAGTGCAACTTGACAACAGCATGGAAGAAAGAGTCAAAGCAGCATCTTTGAGAGGAAATGTTCTTCGATACGTCTGTGAGATTGAAAGCACAGG GTGCCAAGTAGGCCTTAAAGAGCTCCCAAAGGATTCTGCGCTGGGTAGATTGAGGGGAAGTGACAATGTGGTAATGTCACCCTTCTTTCTCTTATTCTATCTCTCTTCGTTTGATCATCCTT GTGGAGATATACAGCAGATGTTACCAGAGCTCCCCCCTGGTGATCCAGGGCGCAGGAGCTGGCAATGA
- the LOC136504924 gene encoding uncharacterized protein isoform X3: protein MPTPVKSVLPVVLLGCGGVGRYLLRHIVSCRPLHANQGVAIRVVGVADSSSLLVAEDVHSTALDDALLTQLCAAKSAGSPLSSLLAQGHCQLFKNPEARDKVIDAATTLGRTTGLVLVDCSATYDTVALLKDAVDHGCCIVLANKKPLTGAYEDFQKLVSNFRRIRFESTVGAGLPVIASVTRIIASGDPISRIVGSLSGTLGYVMSELEDGKKFSEVVKNAKSLGYTEPDPRDDLGGMDVARKALILARLLGQQMSMENINVESLYPSELGPDAVSTKDFLESGLVQLDNSMEERVKAASLRGNVLRYVCEIESTGYASTLGPGVISISIKNQSVF, encoded by the exons ATGCCGACGCCGGTGAAGTCGGTTCTCCCCGTGGTGCTCCTCGGCTGCGGCGGCGTCGGCCGCTACCTCCTCCGCCACATCGTCTCCTGCCGTCCCCTCCACGCCAATCAG GGCGTGGCCATCCGGGTGGTGGGCGTCGCCGACAGCTCCTCCCTGCTCGTCGCCGAAGATGTCCACTCCACCGCCCTCGATGATGCGCTCCTCACCCAGCTCTGCGCCGCCAAGTCCGCCGGCTCTCCCCTGTCCTCCCTGCTCGCCCAAG GGCACTGTCAGCTGTTCAAGAACCCTGAGGCTAGGGACAAAGTCATAGACGCCGCTACCACACTTGGAAGAACAACTG GTCTGGTGCTAGTTGACTGTTCTGCAACTTATGACACTGTTGCTCTGCTGAAAGATGCTGTGGATCATGGATGTTGTATTGTGTTGGCAAACAAGAAACCTCTTACTGGTGCTTAT GAGGATTTTCAGAAGTTGGTCTCCAACTTCCGTCGCATAAGATTTGAATCTACT GTTGGAGCAGGTTTGCCTGTGATAGCTTCTGTAACCCGTATTATTGCATCTGGAGATCCTATTTCTCGTATTGTTGGCAGTTTGAGTG GTACACTTGGGTATGTGATGAGTGAGCTTGAGGATGGAAAGAAATTTAGTGAAGTCGTGAAAAATGCCAAATCTCTTGGCTATACAGAACCAG ATCCACGTGATGATCTTGGTGGAATGGATGTGGCTAGAAAG GCGTTGATCCTGGCTAGGCTTCTGGGGCAACAGATGAGCATGGAGAATATCAAT GTTGAGAGTTTATATCCTAGTGAATTAGGACCTGATGCAGTGTCTACAAAGGACTTCCTTGAAAGTGGTTTAGTGCAACTTGACAACAGCATGGAAGAAAGAGTCAAAGCAGCATCTTTGAGAGGAAATGTTCTTCGATACGTCTGTGAGATTGAAAGCACAGGGTATGCATCCACCCTAGGCCCTGGTGTGATATCAATTAGCATAAAAAATCAATCTGTTTTCTGA
- the LOC136504924 gene encoding uncharacterized protein isoform X1 encodes MPTPVKSVLPVVLLGCGGVGRYLLRHIVSCRPLHANQGVAIRVVGVADSSSLLVAEDVHSTALDDALLTQLCAAKSAGSPLSSLLAQGHCQLFKNPEARDKVIDAATTLGRTTGLVLVDCSATYDTVALLKDAVDHGCCIVLANKKPLTGAYEDFQKLVSNFRRIRFESTVGAGLPVIASVTRIIASGDPISRIVGSLSGTLGYVMSELEDGKKFSEVVKNAKSLGYTEPDPRDDLGGMDVARKALILARLLGQQMSMENINVESLYPSELGPDAVSTKDFLESGLVQLDNSMEERVKAASLRGNVLRYVCEIESTGCQVGLKELPKDSALGRLRGSDNVVEIYSRCYQSSPLVIQGAGAGNDTTAAGVLADIIDLQDLFWTTA; translated from the exons ATGCCGACGCCGGTGAAGTCGGTTCTCCCCGTGGTGCTCCTCGGCTGCGGCGGCGTCGGCCGCTACCTCCTCCGCCACATCGTCTCCTGCCGTCCCCTCCACGCCAATCAG GGCGTGGCCATCCGGGTGGTGGGCGTCGCCGACAGCTCCTCCCTGCTCGTCGCCGAAGATGTCCACTCCACCGCCCTCGATGATGCGCTCCTCACCCAGCTCTGCGCCGCCAAGTCCGCCGGCTCTCCCCTGTCCTCCCTGCTCGCCCAAG GGCACTGTCAGCTGTTCAAGAACCCTGAGGCTAGGGACAAAGTCATAGACGCCGCTACCACACTTGGAAGAACAACTG GTCTGGTGCTAGTTGACTGTTCTGCAACTTATGACACTGTTGCTCTGCTGAAAGATGCTGTGGATCATGGATGTTGTATTGTGTTGGCAAACAAGAAACCTCTTACTGGTGCTTAT GAGGATTTTCAGAAGTTGGTCTCCAACTTCCGTCGCATAAGATTTGAATCTACT GTTGGAGCAGGTTTGCCTGTGATAGCTTCTGTAACCCGTATTATTGCATCTGGAGATCCTATTTCTCGTATTGTTGGCAGTTTGAGTG GTACACTTGGGTATGTGATGAGTGAGCTTGAGGATGGAAAGAAATTTAGTGAAGTCGTGAAAAATGCCAAATCTCTTGGCTATACAGAACCAG ATCCACGTGATGATCTTGGTGGAATGGATGTGGCTAGAAAG GCGTTGATCCTGGCTAGGCTTCTGGGGCAACAGATGAGCATGGAGAATATCAAT GTTGAGAGTTTATATCCTAGTGAATTAGGACCTGATGCAGTGTCTACAAAGGACTTCCTTGAAAGTGGTTTAGTGCAACTTGACAACAGCATGGAAGAAAGAGTCAAAGCAGCATCTTTGAGAGGAAATGTTCTTCGATACGTCTGTGAGATTGAAAGCACAGG GTGCCAAGTAGGCCTTAAAGAGCTCCCAAAGGATTCTGCGCTGGGTAGATTGAGGGGAAGTGACAATGTG GTGGAGATATACAGCAGATGTTACCAGAGCTCCCCCCTGGTGATCCAGGGCGCAGGAGCTGGCAATGACACCACTGCCGCCGGCGTCCTTGCTGATATAATTGACCTCCAAGACCTGTTCTGGACGACGGCATGA
- the LOC136505706 gene encoding protein FAR1-RELATED SEQUENCE 5-like codes for MPDLDSLMEYNEIIRKKFGSETEGYLFYNKYAKGKGFSVRKSYCEWGNGHNERTLQKFVCSCEGFREEKELKREIKKRKPRNITRVGCPAKFVIAWEQNTGQWYVKDFIYEHNHPMAEQDLACLLCSHRRINDEQKADIVAMQISRIHKHQIMDIMEM; via the coding sequence ATGCCGGATCTTGATTCTTTGATGGAGTACAATGAAATTATTAGGAAGAAATTTGGTAGTGAAACAGAAGGATATCTGTTTTATAACAAATACGCAAAGGGGAAAGGATTTAGTGTTAGGAAAAGCTATTGTGAGTGGGGCAACGGCCACAATGAGAGGACCCTTCAGAAGTTTGTTTGCAGTTGTGAAGGTTTCCGCGAAGAGAAGGAGCTGAAGAGGGAGATTAAGAAGCGGAAGCCACGGAATATTACTCGTGTTGGATGCCCTGCTAAATTTGTGATTGCATGGGAACAGAACACAGGGCAGTGGTATGTGAAGGATTTCATATATGAACACAACCATCCAATGGCGGAACAAGACCTTGCTTGTCTTCTATGTTCACATAGAAGAATCAATGATGAGCAAAAAGCTGATATTGTGGCGATGCAGATTTCTAGGATCCACAAACACCAGATAATGGATATTATGGAAATGTAG
- the LOC136504923 gene encoding protein DETOXIFICATION 21-like yields MEKSTGQGASGGEAAEEAKVPLLQPRAAVGGGGDGKAGAEEDERAAAAAAEAEWSSLPLRRRAWEENKKLWVVAGPSIFTRFASFGVTVISQAFIGHIGATELAAYALVSTVLMRFSNGILLGMASALETLCGQSYGAKQYHMLGIYLQRSWIILFASAVVLLPVYLFTEPLLVALGQDPEISAVAGTISLWYIPVMFSYVWAFTLQMYLQAQSKNMIITYLAVLNLGLHLVLSWLMTVRFHLGLAGVMGSMVIAMWIPVFGQLAFVFFGGCPLTWTGFSSAAFADLGAIIKLSLSSGVMLCLELWYNTILVLLTGYMKNAEIALDALSICLNINGWEMMVSIGFLAAAGVRVANELGAGSARRAKFAIYNVVIISFSIGFVLFVPFLFFRGSLAYIFTESQAVAKAVADLSPLLAFSILLNSVQPVLSGVAVGAGWQSVVAYVNVTSYYLIGIPLGAVLGYVVGLHVKGIWIGMLLGTLVQTIVLLFITLRTDWEKQVVTAQERLKKWYMEENRRMQASRRNP; encoded by the exons ATGGAGAAGAGCACTGGCCAAGGCGCTAGTGGCGGAGAGGCGGCGGAAGAGGCGAAGGTGCCTCTGCTGCAGCCAAGGGCggcagtaggaggaggaggagacggcaaggcgggggcggaggaggatgaaagggcggcggcggcggcggcggaggcggagtgGTCGTCGCTGCCGCTGCGGCGGCGCGCGTGGGAGGAGAACAAGAAGCTGTGGGTGGTGGCGGGCCCCTCCATCTTCACGCGCTTCGCCTCCTTCGGCGTCACCGTCATCAGCCAGGCCTTCATCGGCCACATCGGCGCCACCGAGCTCGCCGCCTACGCGCTCGTCTCCACCGTCCTCATGAGGTTCAGCAACGGCATCCTG CTGGGCATGGCGAGCGCGCTGGAGACGCTGTGCGGGCAATCCTACGGAGCGAAGCAGTACCACATGCTGGGGATCTACCTGCAGCGGTCGTGGATCATCCTCTTCGCGAGCGCCGTCGTGCTGCTGCCCGTCTACCTCTTCACGGAGCCGCTGCTGGTGGCACTGGGGCAGGACCCGGAGATTTCGGCGGTGGCGGGGACCATCTCATTGTGGTACATCCCCGTCATGTTCTCCTACGTCTGGGCATTCACGCTGCAGATGTACCTCCAGGCGCAGAGCAAGAACATGATCATCACCTACCTCGCTGTGCTCAACCTCGGCCTCCACCTCGTCCTGTCATGGCTCATGACCGTCAGGTTCCACCTTGGACTCGCCGGGGTCATGGGGTCCATGGTCATCGCCATGTGGATCCCCGTGTTTGGGCAGCTCGCCTTCGTCTTCTTCGGCGGCTGCCCTCTCACGTGGACAGGCTTCTCGTCTGCTGCGTTCGCTGACCTTGGTGCCATCATCAAGCTCTCGCTATCTTCTGGTGTCATGCTCTG TTTGGAGCTGTGGTACAACACCATATTGGTGCTCCTCACAGGATACATGAAGAACGCAGAGATTGCACTTGATGCCCTTTCGATATG CCTTAATATCAACGGTTGGGAGATGATGGTTTCCATCGGCTTTTTGGCTGCAGCAGG AGTGCGAGTGGCAAATGAGCTTGGAGCTGGAAGTGCAAGAAGGGCCAAGTTTGCGATTTACAATGTTGTCATCATTTCTTTCTCGATCGGATTTGTGTTGTTTGTGCCCTTCCTTTTCTTCCGTGGAAGCCTTGCCTACATATTTACTGAAAGTCAAGCGGTAGCTAAAGCAGTCGCCGACCTTTCGCCTCTGCTAGCCTTCTCCATATTGttgaacagtgttcagccagTGCTATCAG GTGTCGCTGTTGGTGCGGGCTGGCAAAGTGTAGTCGCGTACGTTAACGTTACATCATACTACCTGATTGGCATTCCTCTTGGAGCAGTCCTGGGCTATGTGGTGGGGCTTCATGTAAAG GGCATTTGGATCGGAATGCTTCTCGGAACACTAGTCCAAACTATTGTACTTCTCTTCATAACATTAAGGACCGACTGGGAAAAACAG GTGGTGACTGCTCAAGAGAGACTGAAGAAATGGTACATGGAAGAGAACAGAAGAATGCAGGCCTCGAGGAGAAATCCTTGA